TGAAGCCCGGCGCCATGCGCTCGATGCGGGCTTCCATACGGGCCACGAAGCGACCCGTCTCCGCTTCGTCCCACCTCCCGGCCAATCCGTCGCCGCCGGCGTCTCCCTTCGCCTCGCGCGGGACGTGGGCGTAGGCCCAGGCCGACTCGGTGCCCGCCGGCGAGCGGCTGGGGTCGGTCGTGGTCATCTGGCCCATGACGAGAAAAGGTTGCGCGGGGAGCAGACCACGGGTGAGCTGCGCGGACATCTCGGAGAGCTCGTCGAGCGAGTCGGCGAGGTGCACGGTTCCGGCCCGCCCGACGTCGGGGTCGAGCCACGGGATGGGACCGTCGAGGGCCCAGTCGACCTTCACCGTGCCCGAGCCGTACTCGAACCGTCGAACGTCCTCCAGCAAGCGCCCCGGCAGGTGCTCGGCGGCCACGAGGTGCGAGTAGAGGGCGGGCGCGCCCACGTCGGCGAGGACCGCCCGGCGGGCGTCGTAGCGGGTGCCGTCGGCGTCGACGGCGGCCACGGCCCGGCCGCCCCGCACCTCGATCCCGGTCACCCGCACGCCGCACTCGATGCGCCCACCCCGTTCGACGAGTCGGCGCACGAGGGCGTCGGTCAGCGACTGGGCCCCGCCCGCGGGCACGGGAAAACCGAGCTGCTGGCCGAGGCCACCCAGCAGCCACCCGAAGAGTCCGCCGCCGGTCGATTCGGGGCTCAAGTCGGTGTGGAGCGCGCAGCCCGCGAGCAGGAGCCCCCCTCCGTCGCCGCGGAACTCTTCGGCGGCGAGCCCACGCACCGACTGGAGGGCGAGGCGGGCGAAGGGCAGTGCGCGGGTGGGCCCCAGCGCAGCCGCCAGGCGGGCCCCCGGCAGGATCGGCGGGAAGGGGCGCAGCAACGCGTCGAGCAGTTCGGCGCCGACCTGCTCCCACAGCGTGTACAGGCGGCGCCAGCCGTCGCCGTCGCCCTCGGCGAAGCGGTCCAGGGATGCCGCCGTCGCGTCCACGTGGGTGGAGAGGAGGGCCGCCGGGCCGTCGGGCGTGGGGTGGGCGACCACCAGCGGGGCCCGGCGCCACTCGAGCCCGTGTCGCTCGAGCGCGAGGTCCCGAAGGACCGGCGACGCCACGCCGAGCGGGTAGAAGGCGCTGAAGAGGTCGTTGCGGAAGCCGGGAGCGGTGACCTCGGCGGTCCGCACGGCGCCACCGGGCCCGTCGTTGGCCTCGAGCACCACCACGTCCCATCCGGCGTCGGCGAGGACGTTGGCGGCGACGAGCCCGTTGGGGCCCGCGCCCACCACCACGGCGTCGCTCACGACGGGACCCCGGCGCTCACGACACCCTCGGCCGCGCGGCGCATGGTCCGGTCGGCGCCCACCACGGCAGGATAGGCGCCATGGCCTTGCGCACCGACGACCTCGCCGCCCCCGCCGGGGGCACACTCACGGCGTTCACGAAGGTGGCCATCGTCGCGGTGGCGGCGTACGCCGGGGCCCAGGTGATCGCCGACGTGGCCAGCCTGAAGATCGGCATCGTCGCAGGGCGGGCGGTGGACATGGGCACGTTCATCTACCCCATCACGTTCACGTTGCGCGATGTCGTGCACAAGGTGCTCGGTCGCAGCGCCGCCCGGACCCTCGTGATCACCTGTGGCGGGGTCAACCTGTTCATGGGTGCCTACTTCGCCTGGACGGCGAGTGTGGCGAGCGACCCCTCCTGGGGGCTCGGCGCCGAGTACTCGGCCATCCTGGGCCCGGTCTGGCGAATCGTCGTCGCCTCGATCGTGGCCGAGGTGGTCAGCGGCCTCGTCGACACCGAGGTGTACCACTGGTTCGTCACCCGGGTCACCACCCGCCACCAGTGGGCCCGGGTGCTCACGAGCAACGCGGTCAGCGTGCCCCTCGACAGCCTGCTGTTCAGCGTGCTCGCCTTCGGCGCCCTCCCCTTCCTGGCCGATGACGCGCTGACCCTGCCATGGAGCGCGGTGTGGGACATCGTCCTCGTCAACATCGCGGTCAAGGGCCTCGTGACCCTCGCCAGCGTCCCCCTCATCTACGTCGCGCCCGACCGCAATCGGGACGCGATCGACTAGACACGACCCGTGGCTCCCCGAAACGCGCCGACTGGCCGACCGGCCACGCCCCGCCCGGGGTCCCCCAGCGGCGAGCCGCCCGCGCACCACCACCGGCTCCATCGGCCATCGCGCCTGGTGATCCTGGTCGCGGCCTCGGTCACCGTCCTGGCCGTCGCCCTCGTCGTCGTGCCCCGCGTGCGCAGCGAAGACGCCGCTCCCGCCGACCGCACGGTGGACACCTACACCGTGCGTCTGGGCGACACGATCTCGTCGGTGGCGCAGCTGCACGGCACCACGAAGGAGGCGGTGCAAGAGGCCAACGGGCTGACCGACTCCTCGTCGATCGATCCGGGCAGCCAGATCGAGATCCCCCACCCCGGCTCGGCCGAGAGCGAGCTCCCCACCTTCCTCGCCGCCGATCCCGACCTCGTGGCCCTCCGCCCCACCTTCGCCACGGTGGCCACGCAGTACGACGTTCCCGTGGCCCTGCTCGAGTCCCTCGCCTGGCAGACGTCCGCGTGGGACGCCGACAAGGTCGGCGAGGAGGGTCGCCAGGGCATCGCCCAGTTGCGGCCGTCGACCGTGGACTACATCAACGACGAGCTGGTGACGGGGCCCGACCTCGATCCCACGGTCGCCGCGGAGAGCATCGAGCTGATGGCCGCCTACGTCGACGACCTGCTCCAGCAGACCGACGGGAGCTGGGCCGCCACCGCCGCCGCGTACCGCCTCGGCCTGTCGGCGGCGACGGCCCAGAACTGGGACGGGGACACGATCGGCTTCATCACCACCGTCCTCGGCGGCGTGGCCAACTTCGAGGCGAGCTGACGTGGCGCGGGCCGAACCGCTCGGCAAGGCCGGGGCCGCCCGCTTCGACCACCTGCCGCCGGCGGTGGTGGCCGGGGCGAAGGTGAAGCTGGCCCGACGGCTCCCCCGCCAGGCCGACGCGATGACCATCGGACGCACCATCTACGTGCGTCCCGGCCACGAGCAGAGCCAGAGCCTCCTCGCCCACGAGCTCGTGCACGTGCGCCAATGGCAGCGGTACGGCGCGTTCGGCTTCCTCCGTCGCTACCTCTGGGCCTACCTCCGCAACCTCGTCGCCCTCCGGGACCACATGGCCGCCTACCGCGCCATCCCCTTCGAGGCCGAGGCCCGAGAGGAGGCGGCGAAGTGGACGGCCCGCCACCGCTGACCCCGGCGCTCGTCGGGCTCGAGGTGGCCGACGACGCCGCCTCGTGGCGGGCCGGCGGGTTCACCGTCGGCGCCGACGACACGTGTCGGATCGGTGCGGTCCTCGTGACCCTGCGCGGCCACGTCCACGGTCGGGGCATCTCGTCGTGGACCCTCACCGGCATCGCCGGGGAGCGCGCCGAGATCGACGGGGTGGTCACCGCCGGCGCCGGCGCCGTCGGCCTCGACGGGGGGCCGCCGTCCACCGAGCGGCCCGCGCACCCGAACGGTGCCCTCCTGATCGATCATGTGGTGATGACCACCCCCGATCCCGAGCGAACCATCGCCGCGCTCGAGGGTGCCGGCCTCGTGCACCGCCGGACCCGCCTCGCCGACGGCTACGCACAGCCGATGCGCCAGGACTTCTTCCGGATGGGCGAGGTCATCCTCGAGCTCATCGGCCCACGCGAGCCCGACGCGACCCATGCCCACCGCCCGGCCCGCCTCTACGGCCTGGCCCACACCGTGGCCGACCTGGACGCGACGGCCGAGGCCCTCCGCGGGCGCATCACCACGCCGAAGGACGCGGTCCAGCCCGGGCGCCGCATCGCCACGCTGCGCACCAGAGACCTCGGCATCACCGTCCCCACCGCGTTCCTCTCGCCGGGGCCGGCAGCGCCCGGATGAGCCGTCGCCGGCCGCTGGACCGCCGCCGCCTGCTCGTCGACGAGCTCCTGCCCCTCCTCGGCCTCGCCGGGTTCGGGTATGCGCTGCCCCTGCTGGATCTCCTCGGCGGCAACCCCGAGTTCCTGGTCGCCCACTACCTGACAGGCGCCTCCCTCGTGCTCGCCGCGCTGGTCCTCGCCCTGCTCCCGCCGCTCGTCGCCGCGGCGTCCGTCGCCGCGGCGGCGTGGTGGCGCCCCCGGGCCGGCCGCCTCCTCTGGTGCGGCTGGGTGCTGATCTTCGCCACCATGGCGGCCGGGTCGCTCCTACGCTCCCTCGACCTGCCCAGCGAGGCGCTTCAACTCCTCCTCGCGCTGGCCGGCGGGGCCGCCGCGTTGGTGGCGGCGCAGGGCTGGCGGGCGGCCCGCACCGGGTTCGCGTTCCTCGCCGCCACTCCCCTGATCGCCGTGGCGGCGCTGGTGGTCTGGTCACCTTCGGCCACCCTCGTCTGGCAGGGCGACGTGGGCGCGATCGAGGGCGTCGAGATGGCCGCTCCGGCGCCCGTCGTCGTCCTCCAGCTCGACGAGCTGCCACTCTCCTCACTGCTCCGGCCCGACGGCTCCATCGACGACGAGCGCTTCCCCAACTTCGCCCGGCTGGCCGGGCAGTCGACGTGGTTCGCCAATACGGTGGCCATCGCCCCCTCCACCACGGCGAGCGTCCCGGCGGCGGTCACCGGCACGGTGCCGGTGGAGGGCGAGCTCCCCACCGCGGCCGACCACCCCCGGAACCTGTTCACCCTCCTGGCCGGGACCCACGAGCTCCAGGTGGACGAGCCCGTGACCGCGCTGTGCCCGAACTCGCTGTGCGGAGGGTCGGTGGACTGGAGCGGCCTCGCCAACGACGCCCTGGGCGTCGCCGGGCAGCTCTGGTTGCCGCCGGGGCTGCGCGACCGCCTGCCCTCGGAGATCCAGGAGGCCGCCGACTTCGAGAACGTCGACGCCCTCGGCGGCGACTCGGCGCTGGACCGGCAGACCCGAGTGGAGCGTCACATCGACGAGATCGACGGCGGCGGCGACCGCCCGCCCCTCTGGTACGCGCACGTGGTGCTCCCCCACGTCCCGTGGTCGCTCGGCCGCGGCGGCGCCCAGTACCGCACCGACGCCGCCCTCGCCAACGGTCCGACGGACCTCGGCGATTGGGGTGACGACCCGGTGCTCGCTCGCGTGGGGCTCCAACGCCACCTGCTCCAGGTGGGGGCCACCGACCGGCTCCTCGGCCGGCTGATGGACCGCTTGGAGGACGAGGGCCTCTGGGACGACGCCCTGGTGGCTGTGGTCGCCGACCACGGCGCCGCCTTCGACCCGAGCCGGCCCTACCGCGAGCCCACGACCCCCACCGCCCACGAGGTGTACCGCATCCCGATGTTCGTCAAGGTGCCCGGACAGAGTGTGGGCGACACCCGCTTCGACCTGACCTACAACGTCGACCTCCTGCCCACGATCCTCGACGTCGTGGGCGTCGAGGTCGACGACGGCCTGAACGGGCGGTCGATCGTCGATCCGGTGCCCGACCGGGCGATGGACGCCGCGCTCTACGTCGCCGACGAGGGCGAGGCCATCCACCCCGAGATCTCCTTCTCCCAGGTCACTGCGGTCGCCCGCCGCAACGCCGAGCTCCTCCCCGCTGGGCCGGGCTGGCACGGGGTCGTCGCCGGCGGGCCGCTCGGGCCACAGGTCGGGCTCGCGCTCGACGATCTCGAGGTGACCGGGTCGGGCCCCTTCACGTTCAGCCTCGAGCAGCAGGAGGACCTCGCCGCCGTCGACACCGAGGCCACCGACGCGCTCCCCTCCTTCGTCTGGGGCACCCTCAGCGGGTCCGAGGGCGCCGACGCCCCGACCGATCTCCTCGTCGTGCTCAACGGCACGGTGGCCGGGGCTCTCAGTCGCCTCGCCGGCGCCGGGACCTACGTCGGCGTGCTCGACGAGGACCTCATCCAGCAGGGGTCCAACGACGTCGTCGTGCTCGCCCCCGACGGCTCCGGGGGCTTCGCGACGCTCCCGACCGGGAACCCGTAGCCTGCGCCCGTGCTCGATCACGTCTTCACCGACGCCATCGGGGCCCTCCGGGAAGCCCTGGTGAGCGCCATGCTCGAGCGCCAGGCCTTCGAGGAGCGCTTCCAGGCCGACGTCCTGCTCGGCGACCTCACGTGGGAGACCAGCTACGGCCTGCCCGGCGAGGGGCTCCCGCCACGCATCCGGGCCGACATCACCTTGGACTGGCCGACGTGGGCCCAGAGCGCGTACCGCTCCTGGTTCATCGGCGAGGACTTCGACGAGGGCCCCCACATCGAGGTCGAGATCGTCCTGCGCATCCAGCGGCTCTCGAGCCAGCCCGACCTGCGGGCGGTGCTCTCGGTGCTGCCCGAGGCCAGCCCGACCATCGGCGACGAGCGCCTCGAGCGGTCCAGCCCCACCGTGGAGATCGTCTACGACCGCGAGCTCGAGCACCCGCAGTACGCGCTCGAGATCTCGTACGACGGCTCCTACGAGCTGGGCGAGGCGGCCCTCAGCGACGGCTCGATCCTCGACGACCACTTCAAGGACATGGGCGGCTGGATCGCGTCGATGCTCGTGGGCCTCGGCGACGTCAAGCTGTCGTACCTGCCCCCCGACGTGGAGGACGACGAGCTCTAGGGGCACCCCGGCTCGGCGGGCCGGCGCACCGGGCTACCGTGCGGCCGCACACCGACCGCAGGGGGATCCGAGATGGCGAACACCGACGACCGAAGCGCCGAGGCCCGCGCCGCGTACGAGCGCTACGTGGCCGAGCGGGGCCGGGTGGAGCGCGGCGAGCGCACGTGGGGCTCGCTGGCCGAGGAGTTCTTCACCGAGGACGTCGTGTTCATCGACCCGGCGTGGGGGCGCTCGGAGGGCCGCGCCGCGGTGACCGAGTTCATGGACAATTCGATGCTCGGTCTCGAGGACTGGACCTTCCCCGAGGAGTGGATCATGGTCGACGGCGACCGGGTCGTGAGCTTCTGGTGGAACCGCCTGCCGGGCACCGACGCCGAGGGCCGCCCGTACCAGGCGCCGGGCGTGTCGATCATGCGCTACGCCGGCGACGGCCGCTTCGACCACGAGCTCGACATCCTCAACATGGCTGAGGTCATGGAGATCATCACCAACAGCGGGTGGGTGCCCCAGGGGCCGATGAACCTGCCCCCCAAGGAGCCGATCCGCCACACCACACCCCCCGGATAGGCCATGGAACGCCGGGGGCGGAGCACGTATCCTCTCCGCCACCGACGAGCACCAGTGGAGGGCGGGGCATGGGGCACGGAGTTGACGCAGCCGGTCGTGACGGGGGCACGGGGCGACGGCGCGCCGCACGGCTGGTCGCCGTGTGCGCGCTCGTGGTCCTCACGGCGTCGGCGTGCAACGTGCCGAGCGGTCCGCCGCCCGTCCTGAGCCAGTTCAAGTGGTTCCTGCGCAATTCGAACAGCGCCGGCAACCCATCGGTGAGTTTCCAGTACGGCTCACCGAACTCGGCCAGCGTCCCCATCGTGGGTGACTGGGACGGCGACGGCGACGAGACGATGGGCCTGTTCAACCAGGCCACCCGCACGTTCGCGTTGCGAAACACCAACGGCGCCGGCGCCGCCAACCTCACCTTCGTCTTCGGACCGGCGAATCGCGCACTGTGGCCGGTTGCCGGCGACTGGGACGGCGACGGCGACGACACCATCGGTGTCGTCGACTATCAGAACGCCACTTGGTACCTGCGCAACACCAACAACACGGGCGGGTCGATCGGACCATTCACCTTCGGCGCCGCAGGTGACTTCCCGCTGGTCGGTGACTGGGACGGCGACGGAGATGACACCGTCGGCATCGTGCGGCCCAGCACCCGCAAGTGGTCGCTGCGCAACTCGAACACGCCGGGGGGCGGCAGCATCCCCGCGTTCACCTTCGGCCCCTCGACCGGCTACGCGATCCCCGTGGTGGGCGACTGGGACGGCGACGGCGACGACACCGTCGGCCGTTGGGTCCCCCAGACGCAGACCTGGTACCTGCGCAACTCGAACACGACAGGTGGCTCCAGCATCGCTCCGTTCGTCTACCGCACCGGCGCGAAGGTGCCGCTCGTGGGTGATTGGGACGGCAACGGCACCGACACCGTCGGCTACGGGACCTGACCCCCGGGGCGCCGCCGGCGGTCAGATGCCGAAAGGGCGGGGCGGGAGGTCCTGGAACTCGGGGAGGCGCTTCTCGGCCTTCGCCGCGAAGGTCTCGAGCATGTCGGTGGGCTGGAACATGCCGGTCTGCCAGGTGGCGATGTAGTTCAGGGCGTCGGCGACGGTGTGGTCGCGGCCGTAGTTGACCGTCTCCTTGGTGCCCCAGATGGCCAACGGCGACTTGCTGGCGATCTCTGCCGCGATCTCGAGCACGCCGGCGAGCATCGTGTCGTGGTCGGCGAAGACCTGGTTGACGAGGCCGACCTCGGCGGCGCGGTCCGCGGGCATGCGCCGGCCGGTGTAGGCGAGCTCGCGGGCGACGCCCTCGGGGATGAGCTTGGGCAGCCGCTGGAGGGTGCCCACGTCGGCGGTCATGCCGATGTTGATCTCCTGGATGCAGAAGAAGGCGTCCACGGTGGCGTAGCGCATGTCGCAGGCGGTGACCATGTCGACCGCGCCGCCGATGCAGCCGCCCTGGATGGCGGCGAGCACGGGCATGCGGGCCCGTTCGAAGCAGGTGAAGGACTCCTGGAGCGCGAGGGCGGTGAGGCGCAGCTGCGCCCGCTGGCGGCCCATCTCGACGGGCGGGGCGTCGGGGTCACCGCCCCCGGTGAGGCCGTTGCCGGAGAAGACGCTCAGGTCCATGCCGGCGCTGAAGTGCTTGCCGGTCGACGACACCACGATGGCCCGCGCCGAGCCCTCGGCGTCGATGCGGTTCACGATCTCGGGCAGCTCCCGCCAGAAGGCGGGCGTCATGGTGTTGAGCTCGTCCCCCCGGTTCAGGCGGATGTGCGCCACGTGGTCGGCGATGTCGACGTCGAAGCAGTCGTAACCCATGGGCCGCGACGCTACCGCGGGCGATCGCGTCGACCCGCCGCCGCATGGCGAGGCAGCGCCGCGGAGCGGTGCCGCGAGAGCGCGAACCGGATGCCGGAGGCGCTCCGACGAAGGAGGAGGAGCTAGTCCAATGTGCCGGCGAGCTCGGCGAGGGAGGTCTCGGGGCGGGCGCCGTAGTGGCTGATGACCTCGCCGGCGGCGAGGGCGGCGAGACGACCGCAGCGCTCGAGGTCCTGGCCCGTGGTCAGGCCGTGGAGGAAGCCGGCGGCATAGAGGTCACCGGCGCCGGTGGTGTCGACCACGCCGCCATGGGGATGGATCGGGATCACGTGCTCCTCGTCGGCGGTGACGATGACGGAGCCCTTCTCGCTGCGGGTGAGACAGGCGATCTCGCAATGGCCCCGCACCTGGTCACGGGCGGCCTCCCACGAGTCGGCCTGGTAGAGCGACGTGATCTCGGCCTCGTTGGCGAAGAGCACGTCCACCCGCTCCTGCACGAGGGCCAGGAACTCGTCGCGGTAGCGGTCCACGCAGAACGAGTCGGACAGGCTCAGGGCGACCCGGTTTCCGGCGCCGCGGGCGTGGTCCATGGCCTTGACGATGGCGTCCTTGGCCGACGGCACGTCCCACAGGTAGCCCTCGGCGAGCACGACCTTGCCGCGGGCGACCAGGGCCTCGTCCACGTCGTCGGGCCCGAGGAGACCGGCCGTGCCGAGGAAGGTGTTGAGGGTGCGCTCGGCGTCGGGAGTGACGGCGATGAGGCAGCGGGCCGTGGACGGGCCCTCCGTGGCGGGGGTCGACGAGAAGGCGATGCCGAGCGACGTGATGTCGTGGGTGAAGATCTCCCCGAGCTGGTCGTCGCGGACCTTGCCCACGAACCCGCCCGTGCCGCCGAACGAGGCCACGCCGGCGATGGTGTTGGCCACCGAGCCCCCGGAGCTCTCCTCGGCCGGCGGCATGGCCGCGTAGAGCGCGTCGGCCCGCTCGGCGTC
This portion of the Acidimicrobiales bacterium genome encodes:
- a CDS encoding NAD(P)/FAD-dependent oxidoreductase — protein: MSDAVVVGAGPNGLVAANVLADAGWDVVVLEANDGPGGAVRTAEVTAPGFRNDLFSAFYPLGVASPVLRDLALERHGLEWRRAPLVVAHPTPDGPAALLSTHVDATAASLDRFAEGDGDGWRRLYTLWEQVGAELLDALLRPFPPILPGARLAAALGPTRALPFARLALQSVRGLAAEEFRGDGGGLLLAGCALHTDLSPESTGGGLFGWLLGGLGQQLGFPVPAGGAQSLTDALVRRLVERGGRIECGVRVTGIEVRGGRAVAAVDADGTRYDARRAVLADVGAPALYSHLVAAEHLPGRLLEDVRRFEYGSGTVKVDWALDGPIPWLDPDVGRAGTVHLADSLDELSEMSAQLTRGLLPAQPFLVMGQMTTTDPSRSPAGTESAWAYAHVPREAKGDAGGDGLAGRWDEAETGRFVARMEARIERMAPGFSERILARHVFTPPTFEAADANLVGGDLNGGTAQLHQQLVFRPVPGLGRPETPIDRLFLASASAHPGGGVHGACGANAAHAAIGRDRRRRRLVAAGASLALGAGAARAVRRRGAGSR
- a CDS encoding queuosine precursor transporter; this translates as MALRTDDLAAPAGGTLTAFTKVAIVAVAAYAGAQVIADVASLKIGIVAGRAVDMGTFIYPITFTLRDVVHKVLGRSAARTLVITCGGVNLFMGAYFAWTASVASDPSWGLGAEYSAILGPVWRIVVASIVAEVVSGLVDTEVYHWFVTRVTTRHQWARVLTSNAVSVPLDSLLFSVLAFGALPFLADDALTLPWSAVWDIVLVNIAVKGLVTLASVPLIYVAPDRNRDAID
- a CDS encoding LysM peptidoglycan-binding domain-containing protein, whose translation is MILVAASVTVLAVALVVVPRVRSEDAAPADRTVDTYTVRLGDTISSVAQLHGTTKEAVQEANGLTDSSSIDPGSQIEIPHPGSAESELPTFLAADPDLVALRPTFATVATQYDVPVALLESLAWQTSAWDADKVGEEGRQGIAQLRPSTVDYINDELVTGPDLDPTVAAESIELMAAYVDDLLQQTDGSWAATAAAYRLGLSAATAQNWDGDTIGFITTVLGGVANFEAS
- a CDS encoding DUF4157 domain-containing protein; this translates as MARAEPLGKAGAARFDHLPPAVVAGAKVKLARRLPRQADAMTIGRTIYVRPGHEQSQSLLAHELVHVRQWQRYGAFGFLRRYLWAYLRNLVALRDHMAAYRAIPFEAEAREEAAKWTARHR
- a CDS encoding VOC family protein, which produces MDGPPPLTPALVGLEVADDAASWRAGGFTVGADDTCRIGAVLVTLRGHVHGRGISSWTLTGIAGERAEIDGVVTAGAGAVGLDGGPPSTERPAHPNGALLIDHVVMTTPDPERTIAALEGAGLVHRRTRLADGYAQPMRQDFFRMGEVILELIGPREPDATHAHRPARLYGLAHTVADLDATAEALRGRITTPKDAVQPGRRIATLRTRDLGITVPTAFLSPGPAAPG
- a CDS encoding sulfatase-like hydrolase/transferase, translated to MSRRRPLDRRRLLVDELLPLLGLAGFGYALPLLDLLGGNPEFLVAHYLTGASLVLAALVLALLPPLVAAASVAAAAWWRPRAGRLLWCGWVLIFATMAAGSLLRSLDLPSEALQLLLALAGGAAALVAAQGWRAARTGFAFLAATPLIAVAALVVWSPSATLVWQGDVGAIEGVEMAAPAPVVVLQLDELPLSSLLRPDGSIDDERFPNFARLAGQSTWFANTVAIAPSTTASVPAAVTGTVPVEGELPTAADHPRNLFTLLAGTHELQVDEPVTALCPNSLCGGSVDWSGLANDALGVAGQLWLPPGLRDRLPSEIQEAADFENVDALGGDSALDRQTRVERHIDEIDGGGDRPPLWYAHVVLPHVPWSLGRGGAQYRTDAALANGPTDLGDWGDDPVLARVGLQRHLLQVGATDRLLGRLMDRLEDEGLWDDALVAVVADHGAAFDPSRPYREPTTPTAHEVYRIPMFVKVPGQSVGDTRFDLTYNVDLLPTILDVVGVEVDDGLNGRSIVDPVPDRAMDAALYVADEGEAIHPEISFSQVTAVARRNAELLPAGPGWHGVVAGGPLGPQVGLALDDLEVTGSGPFTFSLEQQEDLAAVDTEATDALPSFVWGTLSGSEGADAPTDLLVVLNGTVAGALSRLAGAGTYVGVLDEDLIQQGSNDVVVLAPDGSGGFATLPTGNP
- a CDS encoding nuclear transport factor 2 family protein, encoding MANTDDRSAEARAAYERYVAERGRVERGERTWGSLAEEFFTEDVVFIDPAWGRSEGRAAVTEFMDNSMLGLEDWTFPEEWIMVDGDRVVSFWWNRLPGTDAEGRPYQAPGVSIMRYAGDGRFDHELDILNMAEVMEIITNSGWVPQGPMNLPPKEPIRHTTPPG
- a CDS encoding crotonase/enoyl-CoA hydratase family protein; the protein is MGYDCFDVDIADHVAHIRLNRGDELNTMTPAFWRELPEIVNRIDAEGSARAIVVSSTGKHFSAGMDLSVFSGNGLTGGGDPDAPPVEMGRQRAQLRLTALALQESFTCFERARMPVLAAIQGGCIGGAVDMVTACDMRYATVDAFFCIQEINIGMTADVGTLQRLPKLIPEGVARELAYTGRRMPADRAAEVGLVNQVFADHDTMLAGVLEIAAEIASKSPLAIWGTKETVNYGRDHTVADALNYIATWQTGMFQPTDMLETFAAKAEKRLPEFQDLPPRPFGI
- a CDS encoding adenosine kinase, with product MVGIGNAIVDVISPVEEAFLAEHGLVKGAMGLIDAERADALYAAMPPAEESSGGSVANTIAGVASFGGTGGFVGKVRDDQLGEIFTHDITSLGIAFSSTPATEGPSTARCLIAVTPDAERTLNTFLGTAGLLGPDDVDEALVARGKVVLAEGYLWDVPSAKDAIVKAMDHARGAGNRVALSLSDSFCVDRYRDEFLALVQERVDVLFANEAEITSLYQADSWEAARDQVRGHCEIACLTRSEKGSVIVTADEEHVIPIHPHGGVVDTTGAGDLYAAGFLHGLTTGQDLERCGRLAALAAGEVISHYGARPETSLAELAGTLD